The Mesobacillus jeotgali genome window below encodes:
- a CDS encoding Crp/Fnr family transcriptional regulator: MPNTTKVTHSIEIKELLQFADRTIHVPKGSYLFQEGMEAEELYLILGGKVQISKVTQDGRELALRICGENDICGELTLFTDAPKYLLSALILEDAKIAAIRKDVIEKEIFHNPSLAFEFMKWMSDHFRKTQTKFRDLVLNGKKGALFSTLIRMTNSYGVQKDTGILIDLPLTNQELANFCGTSRESTNRILNDLKREGIISVKKGKILVHDVDYLRQEIGCENCPAVFCSID, from the coding sequence ATGCCAAACACAACTAAAGTAACTCATTCAATTGAAATTAAAGAATTACTCCAGTTTGCCGACCGGACGATCCATGTTCCAAAAGGTTCATACCTGTTCCAGGAAGGCATGGAGGCTGAGGAGCTTTACTTGATTCTGGGCGGCAAGGTCCAAATCAGCAAGGTCACCCAGGATGGCCGCGAGCTTGCCTTAAGAATCTGCGGGGAAAATGATATTTGCGGAGAACTGACTCTTTTCACCGATGCACCTAAATATCTCTTGAGTGCGCTTATACTCGAAGATGCAAAAATCGCAGCAATCAGAAAAGATGTGATTGAAAAGGAGATTTTCCACAATCCGTCACTAGCATTTGAATTCATGAAGTGGATGAGCGATCATTTCCGCAAAACTCAGACGAAGTTCCGCGACCTTGTACTCAACGGAAAAAAAGGAGCATTATTCTCTACCTTGATCCGTATGACCAACAGCTACGGTGTCCAAAAAGATACCGGCATTTTAATTGACTTGCCGCTGACGAACCAGGAGCTGGCTAATTTCTGCGGAACTTCACGCGAGAGCACGAACCGCATCCTCAACGACCTGAAGCGTGAAGGAATAATCTCAGTTAAAAAAGGAAAAATCCTTGTACATGATGTGGACTATTTGCGCCAGGAAATCGGCTGCGAAAATTGCCCGGCCGTATTTTGTTCGATTGATTAA
- the cls gene encoding cardiolipin synthase: MLKRRLEFLFVFILMVCFYIVLFTDQSQAVKVTAIITYATIILISMYSLMLENRSAQHTLMWMYVMLLFPVGGYFFYLFSGQLYLKGYLYKSKRTRDRDQWEKLMRKEESRDLSFLIENQQCFAQYAKNATLTPITTASRAKILRNGEETFAEIKKKLREAEKFIHMEYYIFRSDRLGREIIEILIEKARQGVEVLFIFDAAGSMKIAAADLKAMQDAGIKAAPFSPLKYGFFNQKFNFRNHRKIVVIDGEIGFVGGLNVGVEYLGEDEKIGFWRDTHMMLTGEAVYTLHNVFLMDWEYISGESVLENHRAVKKIHEDDELDGAIQVVPSGPDTQQGIMSDFYYTMMSCATKSIWIATPYFVPDEAIRTALRVAAAKGIEVRIMVPEINDSYLTQYASRSYFSELLRNGAEIYSYKKGFLHQKVIIVDGNIASIGTANMDMRSFHLNFEVNVFLFGTSSIRDLVAHYEEDLEDSEKISAVQYHKRGYWERTKESFARLFSGAL, translated from the coding sequence ATGCTAAAGAGAAGACTTGAATTTTTATTTGTATTTATTTTAATGGTATGTTTTTATATCGTTCTTTTTACTGATCAAAGCCAGGCTGTCAAAGTAACAGCCATCATTACTTATGCGACGATCATCTTGATCAGCATGTATTCATTGATGCTTGAGAACCGTTCTGCTCAGCACACACTGATGTGGATGTATGTCATGCTGCTTTTTCCTGTGGGCGGTTACTTCTTCTATCTGTTTTCGGGCCAGCTGTATCTGAAAGGTTACTTGTATAAGAGTAAGCGTACGCGTGACCGTGATCAATGGGAGAAATTGATGAGGAAGGAAGAGTCTAGGGACCTTTCTTTTTTAATCGAGAATCAGCAGTGCTTTGCGCAATATGCTAAGAATGCGACTTTGACCCCTATTACAACCGCTTCCCGGGCAAAAATCCTAAGGAATGGCGAAGAGACTTTTGCCGAAATTAAAAAGAAACTGCGTGAAGCTGAAAAATTCATTCATATGGAATATTATATCTTCAGGTCCGACCGGCTTGGCAGGGAGATAATCGAGATCCTGATTGAAAAAGCGCGGCAGGGTGTCGAGGTGTTATTTATTTTTGACGCCGCGGGCAGCATGAAAATCGCTGCAGCCGATTTAAAGGCCATGCAGGATGCAGGGATAAAAGCGGCTCCATTTTCCCCGCTGAAGTATGGCTTCTTCAACCAGAAATTCAATTTCCGCAATCACAGGAAAATCGTCGTCATCGATGGGGAGATCGGCTTTGTCGGCGGTTTGAATGTCGGAGTCGAATACCTGGGTGAAGATGAAAAGATAGGGTTCTGGCGTGATACACATATGATGCTGACTGGAGAAGCTGTCTATACCCTCCACAATGTCTTCCTGATGGATTGGGAATATATAAGCGGTGAGAGTGTCCTGGAAAATCATCGGGCAGTGAAAAAAATACACGAAGATGATGAACTCGATGGTGCGATCCAGGTTGTACCAAGCGGACCAGATACACAGCAAGGGATCATGAGTGATTTTTACTACACAATGATGTCCTGTGCAACGAAGTCAATCTGGATTGCCACTCCTTATTTCGTTCCTGATGAAGCGATCCGGACTGCGCTGAGAGTGGCGGCAGCCAAAGGAATAGAAGTAAGGATCATGGTGCCTGAAATCAATGATAGTTATCTGACACAGTATGCCAGCCGCTCGTATTTTTCGGAACTGTTGCGCAATGGGGCTGAAATTTACTCTTATAAAAAGGGGTTCTTGCACCAGAAGGTCATCATTGTCGACGGGAATATCGCTTCAATTGGGACAGCCAATATGGATATGAGGAGCTTCCATCTTAATTTTGAAGTGAATGTCTTCTTGTTTGGTACAAGCTCGATCAGGGACCTTGTAGCTCATTATGAAGAGGACCTGGAGGATTCGGAGAAAATAAGTGCTGTTCAATATCATAAGCGCGGATATTGGGAACGAACGAAGGAATCCTTCGCCCGGCTGTTTTCGGGTGCATTATGA
- a CDS encoding metal-sulfur cluster assembly factor, which produces MDEELKDSIMGALEMVVDPELGVDIVNLGLVYDVDLNEEGLATVTMTLTSMGCPLAGTIVEQVKLALADLPEVKDTEVNIVFNPPWSKDMMSRYAKIALGVRD; this is translated from the coding sequence ATGGATGAGGAATTAAAAGATAGCATTATGGGTGCGCTTGAGATGGTCGTTGACCCTGAACTTGGCGTAGATATCGTTAATTTAGGGCTTGTATATGATGTGGATTTGAATGAGGAAGGACTTGCGACAGTGACGATGACGTTGACGTCAATGGGCTGCCCGCTTGCCGGCACGATCGTTGAGCAGGTTAAATTGGCTCTTGCCGACCTTCCGGAAGTTAAAGATACTGAAGTAAACATCGTATTCAACCCGCCATGGTCGAAGGACATGATGTCCCGTTATGCTAAGATTGCACTAGGTGTGAGAGATTAA
- a CDS encoding MFS transporter — translation MKPQNIQLPLQTLSLVAGFMVWVILSALMPFIKEDIQLNANQVAMATAIPVVLGSVLRIPIGFWTNKYGARKLFFTSFAFLLFPVFFISIADSFTDLLIGGLFVGIGGAIFSVGVTSLPKYYPKDRHGFVNGIYGVGNLGTALTTFSAPVIASQFGWETTVKLFMILLIAFAVLNFFLGDKKEIKVVTPMGEQIRSVYKNQKLWALSLFYFITFGSFVAFTIYLPNFLVSHFELDKVDAGLRTAGFIALATFFRPIGGWLGDKFNSFVILMGVFAGMTISGFLLSFTPSLTLYTIGCLAVAISAGIGNGTVFKLVPLYFSKQAGIVNGIVSAMGGLGGFFPPLMLAFLFNLTGHYAIGLMALSQVALASLIIVIWMYYQDKLSLAKNIIDHTAEGIMITDLKGMIQQVNPAFTTVTGYSAEEVIGKNPRFLQSGKHGEDFYREMWQVISEKGSWQGEIWNKKKNGRIYPEFLTISMVKNEAGELKNFVGMFSEMTMKKK, via the coding sequence ATGAAACCTCAAAATATCCAATTGCCGCTTCAAACGCTGAGTCTGGTGGCCGGATTTATGGTCTGGGTTATTTTATCGGCGTTAATGCCCTTCATTAAGGAGGATATACAGCTAAATGCGAACCAGGTTGCCATGGCCACTGCCATACCTGTCGTTCTCGGGTCTGTCCTTAGAATTCCAATTGGGTTCTGGACGAACAAGTATGGTGCAAGGAAACTGTTTTTTACCAGCTTTGCATTCCTTTTGTTTCCCGTGTTTTTCATCAGTATCGCTGATTCCTTTACGGACTTGTTGATTGGAGGATTGTTTGTCGGAATCGGGGGAGCGATCTTCTCTGTAGGAGTCACCTCACTTCCGAAATATTATCCGAAAGATCGCCACGGATTCGTCAATGGGATATATGGAGTAGGAAACCTTGGAACTGCACTCACAACTTTTTCGGCACCGGTTATTGCCTCCCAGTTCGGGTGGGAGACAACAGTCAAGCTTTTCATGATTCTATTGATTGCATTTGCAGTCCTTAACTTTTTCCTTGGTGACAAGAAAGAAATAAAAGTTGTGACTCCAATGGGTGAGCAGATCAGGAGTGTATATAAAAACCAGAAGCTTTGGGCACTGAGCTTATTTTATTTCATAACTTTCGGTTCATTTGTGGCCTTTACGATTTATTTGCCAAATTTCCTTGTATCTCATTTCGAGCTTGATAAAGTCGATGCTGGGCTAAGGACGGCAGGCTTTATTGCCCTCGCAACATTTTTCAGGCCGATAGGCGGCTGGCTTGGTGACAAATTCAACTCATTTGTCATACTGATGGGTGTGTTTGCTGGTATGACAATTTCAGGATTCCTGCTTTCCTTCACACCTTCGTTGACACTGTATACAATTGGCTGTCTTGCAGTCGCAATCAGTGCCGGCATCGGAAATGGAACGGTCTTCAAGTTAGTTCCGCTTTATTTCTCCAAGCAAGCCGGTATCGTGAACGGAATCGTATCAGCCATGGGCGGATTAGGAGGATTTTTCCCGCCGCTTATGCTGGCATTCCTGTTCAATCTTACCGGACATTACGCCATTGGGTTAATGGCCTTATCACAGGTGGCACTGGCAAGTTTGATTATCGTGATCTGGATGTACTATCAGGATAAATTGAGTCTTGCTAAAAATATCATTGACCACACAGCCGAGGGAATCATGATTACGGATCTAAAGGGTATGATACAGCAAGTTAATCCAGCCTTCACGACTGTAACGGGATATAGTGCTGAAGAAGTGATCGGGAAAAACCCCCGCTTCCTTCAATCCGGAAAACATGGGGAAGACTTTTACAGGGAGATGTGGCAAGTGATTTCGGAAAAGGGTTCCTGGCAAGGGGAAATCTGGAATAAAAAGAAGAACGGAAGGATTTATCCTGAATTTCTGACAATCAGCATGGTGAAAAATGAGGCTGGCGAACTCAAGAACTTTGTGGGCATGTTCAGTGAAATGACCATGAAAAAAAAATAA
- the glp gene encoding gephyrin-like molybdotransferase Glp: MLEKRKPIPIGEAVKRVMEHKKKGSTEYVSINESYGRYLSEDLKATSDVPHFDRAPYDGYAIRSVDTQEASQNHAVEFEVVDHIGAGMLTDKELGPFQAVRIMTGAQMPVGADSVVMLELAREVERDGKKYMETKRKHNKGDNVSYRGEDAREGEVLVKKGTFINPGIQAMLATFGYAKVPVSKKPVIGLYATGTELLDVHEPLEPGKIRNSNSYMISAQILRAGAEVKYFGQLPDDFDTCFDAVSKAIEEVDLFITTGGVSVGDYDYLPEIYAKLGAEVLFNKVAMRPGSVTTVAQLDGKLLFGLSGNPSACYVGFELFARPIIRTMLFSEKPHLRKEKAILDANFPKANPFTRFVRSALGIQDGKLVVTPSGLDKSNIIMSLAGANSLMILPGGTRGFEEGTEVEVLILEDHVGSEWPW; this comes from the coding sequence ATGTTAGAAAAAAGAAAGCCTATTCCAATCGGGGAAGCAGTTAAGAGAGTGATGGAGCATAAGAAAAAAGGCTCTACTGAATATGTATCAATCAATGAAAGTTACGGACGCTATCTTTCGGAGGATTTGAAAGCAACCAGCGATGTGCCGCATTTTGACCGGGCCCCATACGATGGCTATGCAATCCGGTCTGTCGATACTCAGGAAGCCTCTCAAAATCATGCTGTTGAATTTGAGGTGGTAGACCATATCGGAGCAGGTATGCTGACGGATAAAGAGTTAGGGCCGTTCCAGGCGGTCAGGATCATGACAGGAGCCCAAATGCCTGTTGGTGCAGATTCTGTTGTCATGCTGGAATTAGCAAGGGAAGTTGAGCGGGACGGTAAAAAATACATGGAAACGAAGCGCAAGCATAATAAAGGTGACAATGTTTCGTATCGCGGAGAGGATGCCAGGGAAGGCGAAGTGCTTGTTAAAAAAGGGACGTTCATCAATCCGGGTATCCAGGCAATGCTGGCGACTTTTGGATATGCCAAAGTCCCTGTTTCGAAAAAGCCGGTAATCGGACTTTATGCCACAGGAACTGAATTGCTTGATGTACATGAGCCGCTTGAACCTGGAAAAATCCGCAACAGCAACTCTTATATGATTTCTGCGCAAATCCTTCGTGCCGGTGCTGAAGTGAAATACTTTGGCCAGCTGCCTGATGATTTTGATACATGCTTCGATGCAGTGAGCAAAGCAATTGAAGAAGTGGATCTATTCATCACGACTGGCGGGGTATCCGTGGGGGATTACGACTATCTGCCGGAAATTTATGCGAAACTGGGAGCAGAAGTGCTGTTCAATAAAGTTGCGATGAGACCGGGCAGCGTCACTACGGTTGCGCAGCTTGACGGAAAATTATTGTTTGGTCTTTCAGGAAATCCATCGGCATGCTATGTCGGCTTTGAATTGTTCGCCCGTCCTATCATCAGGACAATGCTGTTCTCTGAGAAGCCTCATTTGAGGAAGGAAAAAGCGATTCTTGATGCCAATTTCCCTAAAGCGAACCCTTTTACCAGATTTGTAAGAAGTGCTCTTGGCATTCAGGATGGCAAGTTGGTAGTGACTCCTAGCGGCCTGGATAAATCAAATATCATCATGAGCCTGGCTGGTGCTAACTCCCTGATGATTCTCCCTGGAGGTACACGAGGCTTTGAGGAAGGAACTGAAGTGGAGGTTCTGATTCTCGAAGACCATGTGGGCAGTGAATGGCCTTGGTAA
- a CDS encoding IS1182 family transposase, whose translation MMSMQQSIKLSPYMGLYDLIVPKDNMLRQINDLVDFTFVYEELKDKYCLDNGRNAIDPIRMFKYLLLKTIHDLSDVDIVDRSKYDMSFKYFLDMTPEEEVIDPSSLTKFRKLRLKDINLLDLLINKTVEIALEKEIIKSKSIIVDATHTKARYNQMKPKEVLMERSKKLRKAIYQIDESMKSKFPSKTKTDVLEDEIAYSQKLIEVIEKEETLIQYPVVKEQLNLLKETVADDLEQIKCSKDHDAKVGHKTADSSFFGYKTHLAMSEERIITAAVITTGEKNDGKQLQTLIEKSEDAGIQVETVIGDAAYSEKDNIKYSKTNKINLVAKLNPSVTQGFRSKEDEFEFNKDAGMYVCKAGHLAIRKARTGKKNTGTNQVDTYYFDIDKCKRCPLREGCYKEGAKSKTYSVSLKSTEHLDQAEFQESEYFKQKSKERYKIEAKNSELKHRHGYDVATSSGLIGMEMQGAMAIFTVNLKRILKLKGQQ comes from the coding sequence ATGATGTCAATGCAACAATCAATCAAACTAAGTCCTTATATGGGTCTCTATGACCTTATCGTGCCAAAGGATAATATGTTGCGTCAGATTAATGATCTGGTTGACTTTACCTTTGTTTATGAAGAGCTCAAGGATAAGTATTGCCTTGATAACGGCAGGAACGCAATCGATCCCATTCGCATGTTCAAATATCTATTATTAAAAACCATCCATGACCTTTCGGACGTGGATATTGTTGATCGTTCGAAGTATGATATGTCGTTCAAATATTTTCTGGATATGACTCCAGAAGAGGAAGTTATAGACCCGAGCTCCCTGACCAAATTCCGTAAATTGAGGTTAAAGGATATTAACCTCCTGGATCTGCTTATTAATAAAACGGTGGAGATTGCTTTAGAAAAAGAGATCATCAAAAGCAAATCCATTATTGTCGATGCCACTCATACAAAAGCCCGTTATAATCAGATGAAACCGAAAGAAGTTCTGATGGAGCGTTCCAAGAAGCTAAGGAAGGCAATTTACCAAATCGATGAATCCATGAAATCCAAATTTCCTTCCAAGACAAAGACTGATGTGTTGGAGGATGAAATTGCCTATTCACAGAAACTCATTGAAGTGATTGAAAAGGAAGAGACCCTGATTCAATACCCGGTAGTAAAAGAACAGCTTAACTTATTGAAAGAGACGGTCGCAGATGACCTTGAACAGATCAAATGCTCAAAGGATCATGATGCGAAAGTGGGACACAAGACGGCAGATTCCTCTTTCTTTGGATACAAGACCCACCTGGCAATGAGCGAGGAACGAATCATAACGGCAGCTGTCATTACGACAGGCGAGAAAAACGATGGCAAGCAACTTCAAACTCTTATTGAGAAAAGCGAAGACGCAGGTATACAGGTTGAGACTGTGATCGGCGATGCGGCGTATTCAGAAAAAGACAATATTAAGTACAGTAAAACAAACAAAATAAACTTGGTCGCAAAATTGAATCCAAGTGTTACCCAGGGATTCCGCTCAAAGGAAGACGAATTCGAATTTAATAAGGACGCTGGGATGTATGTCTGTAAAGCAGGACACCTCGCAATCAGAAAGGCTCGAACCGGAAAGAAAAACACTGGAACGAACCAGGTAGATACCTATTATTTTGATATTGATAAGTGCAAGCGTTGCCCCTTAAGGGAAGGCTGTTATAAAGAAGGTGCGAAAAGTAAGACGTATTCTGTTTCCTTGAAGTCAACTGAACACCTAGACCAGGCAGAGTTTCAGGAAAGTGAATACTTTAAGCAGAAGTCCAAGGAGCGCTATAAGATTGAAGCGAAGAATAGCGAGTTGAAACACAGACACGGGTATGATGTAGCCACATCCTCGGGTCTAATTGGCATGGAAATGCAAGGCGCCATGGCCATTTTCACGGTCAATTTAAAAAGAATTTTAAAACTGAAAGGGCAACAATAG
- a CDS encoding TIGR04053 family radical SAM/SPASM domain-containing protein produces MFERDFNKDPFIVIWELTRACQLKCLHCRAEAQYRRDPRELSFEEGKALIDQIYEMNNPMLVFTGGDPLMREDVFDIAEYAVKKGVRVSMTPSATPNVTKEAIERAKSVGLSRWAFSIDGPTAEVHDHFRGTAGSFDLTMERIKYLHELEIPIQINTVISRYNIEYLDEMAKMVEDLDCVLWSVFFLVPTGRGQEKDMISPVEHEKVFTWLYDLSKRVKFDIKTTAAQHYRRVVIQQKMREAKDHTEEIDYLTALTKEGLTGSIDGLGRAPKGVNDGNGFVFISHVGDVYPSGLLPVKAGNVREQPLAEIYRDSPVFKSLRNPDEYKGKCGVCEFRHVCGGSRSRAYAMTGDYLESEPFCVYIPKALRKQKQES; encoded by the coding sequence ATGTTTGAAAGAGATTTTAACAAAGACCCATTCATTGTGATTTGGGAACTTACAAGAGCCTGCCAATTAAAATGCCTGCACTGCCGTGCGGAAGCACAATATAGACGAGATCCGCGTGAACTGTCTTTTGAAGAAGGGAAAGCGCTGATTGACCAAATATATGAAATGAATAATCCGATGCTTGTGTTCACGGGTGGGGACCCATTGATGAGGGAGGATGTTTTTGATATTGCTGAGTATGCCGTGAAAAAAGGCGTGCGTGTATCAATGACACCAAGTGCGACACCTAATGTGACGAAGGAAGCGATTGAAAGGGCTAAGTCGGTTGGATTATCCCGCTGGGCGTTCAGTATTGACGGGCCGACTGCTGAAGTCCATGACCACTTCAGGGGAACAGCAGGCTCTTTTGATTTAACGATGGAAAGAATCAAGTATTTGCATGAACTGGAAATCCCGATTCAGATCAATACTGTTATCTCACGCTATAATATTGAATATCTAGATGAAATGGCAAAAATGGTTGAAGATCTGGATTGTGTCCTTTGGAGTGTGTTTTTCCTTGTTCCGACAGGACGAGGGCAGGAAAAGGACATGATTTCTCCTGTTGAGCATGAAAAAGTATTCACCTGGCTGTATGATTTAAGCAAAAGGGTCAAGTTTGACATTAAGACGACTGCGGCCCAGCATTATCGCCGTGTTGTCATCCAGCAAAAAATGCGCGAAGCGAAGGATCATACTGAAGAAATTGATTATCTGACCGCTCTGACAAAGGAAGGGTTGACCGGGTCTATCGACGGCCTTGGCCGCGCGCCAAAAGGGGTCAATGATGGGAACGGTTTCGTGTTCATTTCCCATGTTGGGGATGTCTATCCAAGCGGACTGCTGCCGGTGAAAGCAGGCAATGTAAGGGAGCAGCCACTTGCTGAAATTTATAGAGATTCTCCGGTCTTTAAGTCATTGAGGAATCCGGACGAATACAAAGGGAAATGCGGAGTGTGCGAATTCAGGCATGTATGCGGGGGCTCACGTTCACGGGCATACGCCATGACAGGTGATTATCTGGAGAGCGAGCCATTCTGCGTTTACATCCCTAAAGCGTTGAGAAAACAAAAACAGGAGAGCTAA
- the ric gene encoding iron-sulfur cluster repair di-iron protein translates to MKMPFDQNSLVKDIVNIFPQSSDLFKQNRLDFCCGGNRPLAEAAAEQNLDVPAIMTALEELFQKHNGAAESMEVWTETGSGELIEHIKNKYHRELEEELKLLSPYVTKVAKVHGDRHEELLRVYELFYELKNELLEHTAKEEATVFPLLLQLDTADQEKRSEMIAEITELEKEHDHAGSILKELREITADFNPPLDACGTYRLVYKRLEALEAHTFMHVHLENNILFPRYIA, encoded by the coding sequence ATGAAAATGCCTTTTGATCAAAATTCTTTAGTTAAAGATATTGTCAATATATTCCCGCAATCAAGTGATTTATTCAAGCAAAATAGGCTTGACTTCTGCTGTGGCGGCAATCGTCCTCTTGCTGAAGCAGCAGCCGAACAAAACCTGGATGTCCCTGCAATCATGACGGCGCTCGAGGAGTTATTCCAAAAGCATAACGGAGCTGCAGAAAGCATGGAAGTCTGGACTGAAACTGGTTCTGGGGAATTGATCGAACATATTAAAAACAAATACCACCGCGAGCTTGAAGAAGAATTAAAACTGCTCAGCCCGTATGTAACGAAGGTAGCTAAAGTTCATGGAGACCGTCACGAAGAGCTGTTGAGAGTCTATGAGCTCTTCTACGAGTTGAAGAATGAGCTCCTGGAACATACTGCAAAAGAAGAAGCGACTGTTTTCCCACTATTGCTGCAGCTTGATACGGCTGATCAGGAAAAACGGTCTGAAATGATCGCCGAAATCACCGAGCTTGAGAAGGAACACGATCATGCAGGCTCAATCCTGAAAGAGTTGCGGGAAATCACTGCCGATTTCAATCCGCCACTTGATGCATGCGGAACGTATCGTCTTGTCTACAAGAGGCTGGAAGCATTGGAAGCACACACCTTTATGCATGTGCATCTAGAAAATAATATTCTGTTCCCAAGGTATATCGCTTAA
- a CDS encoding prolyl oligopeptidase family serine peptidase, which produces MILVEKKRIQHIPVLHIVKQKQFSDRMPLVVFLHGFTSTKERNMHYAYLFAEKGFRVIMPEAKYHGTRGKGLTENELGFRFWEIVITSIEELSMIKEELVGEGLVDPARIGVAGTSMGGITTLGAMAKYDWITAGVSLMGNPAFEEFALWQLNEIEKRNVKIGLSQEQISSLLNQLKQYDLSQQPEKLNKRPLLFWHGKLDPVVPYQSAYHFYEQNRKSYEGTEGLFEFISDENAGHNVSNAGVEASANWFEKHI; this is translated from the coding sequence TTGATTTTAGTCGAGAAGAAACGCATTCAACATATTCCCGTTCTCCATATTGTGAAACAGAAGCAATTTTCAGATAGAATGCCTTTGGTTGTTTTCCTGCATGGGTTTACGAGCACGAAAGAACGAAACATGCATTATGCTTATCTATTTGCAGAAAAGGGCTTCAGGGTCATCATGCCAGAGGCGAAATATCACGGGACCCGGGGCAAAGGGTTGACAGAGAATGAGTTAGGTTTCCGTTTTTGGGAAATCGTCATCACTTCCATCGAGGAGCTTTCGATGATCAAAGAGGAATTGGTAGGGGAAGGTCTGGTCGATCCAGCCCGAATTGGTGTTGCCGGAACCTCGATGGGCGGCATCACGACGCTAGGAGCAATGGCCAAGTATGATTGGATAACAGCTGGTGTCAGCTTGATGGGCAACCCTGCCTTCGAGGAGTTCGCATTATGGCAGTTGAATGAAATCGAAAAAAGGAATGTCAAGATAGGGTTATCCCAGGAACAAATTTCAAGTTTGCTGAACCAGCTCAAACAATACGATTTAAGCCAGCAGCCTGAAAAGTTGAACAAACGCCCGCTGTTATTCTGGCATGGAAAGTTGGATCCGGTCGTACCATATCAATCGGCTTATCATTTTTACGAGCAAAACAGGAAAAGCTATGAGGGAACAGAAGGATTGTTTGAATTCATTTCAGACGAAAACGCAGGACATAATGTGTCTAATGCAGGCGTGGAGGCAAGTGCAAATTGGTTTGAAAAGCATATTTGA
- the moaA gene encoding GTP 3',8-cyclase MoaA, protein MVKSIIKDQLNRPLRDLRISVIDRCNFRCQYCMPAEIFGPDFKFLPKSELLSYEEIERVAKLFIELGVEKIRLTGGEPLMRKDLPILVRMLNEIKGLKDIALTTNGVMLPKYAEELHAAGLKRVNISLDSLKDELFGEINGRNVGVGPVLKGIEAAKEAGLGVKINMVVKKGLNDTEILPMAEFCKKEGLELRYIEYMDVGSTNGWKMDDVITKKQIHDLLIQQYELEPVDPEYFGEVAKKYRYKGTDINVGFISSVSESFCSSCTRSRLSANGQIFTCLFNGNGHDIRDFMRAGATDDELRARIADVWNHRTDRYSDERTAETVANRKKIEMSYIGG, encoded by the coding sequence ATGGTAAAAAGCATAATTAAAGACCAATTAAATAGACCGCTCCGCGATTTGCGTATTTCTGTTATAGATCGATGTAATTTCCGCTGTCAGTATTGTATGCCTGCCGAGATCTTTGGCCCTGACTTTAAGTTTCTTCCCAAAAGCGAGTTATTGTCTTATGAAGAAATTGAACGTGTAGCCAAGTTATTCATAGAGCTTGGAGTGGAAAAGATCAGGCTCACAGGCGGGGAGCCATTGATGCGCAAGGATTTGCCGATCCTTGTCAGGATGCTGAATGAGATCAAAGGATTAAAGGATATCGCTTTGACCACCAATGGCGTAATGCTGCCTAAGTATGCGGAGGAGCTGCATGCTGCTGGCCTGAAGCGAGTCAATATCAGCCTGGACAGTTTAAAGGATGAATTGTTTGGGGAAATTAATGGCCGGAATGTTGGCGTCGGACCGGTGTTAAAGGGTATTGAGGCAGCAAAGGAAGCTGGCTTGGGCGTTAAGATCAATATGGTAGTCAAAAAGGGACTCAATGATACTGAGATTCTTCCAATGGCCGAATTCTGCAAGAAAGAAGGCCTGGAGCTTCGCTACATTGAATATATGGATGTGGGCAGCACGAACGGCTGGAAAATGGACGATGTCATCACCAAGAAACAGATTCATGACCTTCTAATCCAGCAATATGAGTTGGAACCTGTTGATCCGGAGTATTTCGGTGAGGTCGCCAAGAAATACCGCTATAAAGGTACGGATATTAATGTTGGATTCATTTCATCGGTATCAGAGTCATTCTGCTCAAGCTGCACAAGGTCACGTTTGTCAGCGAACGGCCAGATTTTCACTTGCCTGTTTAATGGCAATGGCCATGATATCCGCGACTTCATGCGCGCTGGTGCCACGGATGATGAACTCCGCGCCCGTATAGCGGACGTGTGGAATCATAGAACAGACCGTTATTCAGATGAACGAACAGCTGAAACAGTTGCGAACAGAAAGAAAATTGAAATGTCCTATATCGGCGGCTAA